One window of Gammaproteobacteria bacterium genomic DNA carries:
- a CDS encoding ATP-binding cassette domain-containing protein, whose product LLIRREKSEVAFAAAKDILEQVGLGHRLTHKPGMLSGGERQRAAIARALVTKPALLLADEPTGNLDSDTGEAVMQLLLDLKNTIGTSMVIVTHDMQVASKMDNTLKLDHGKLESL is encoded by the coding sequence CTTTGTTGATACGGCGCGAGAAATCCGAGGTAGCGTTTGCGGCAGCCAAAGACATTTTGGAGCAGGTTGGATTGGGTCATCGATTAACGCATAAACCCGGGATGTTGTCGGGCGGCGAACGCCAACGCGCGGCAATTGCCAGAGCATTGGTCACCAAGCCGGCCTTATTGTTGGCCGATGAGCCCACTGGCAATCTGGATTCGGATACCGGTGAAGCGGTGATGCAATTATTGCTGGATCTGAAAAACACCATAGGTACCAGTATGGTGATCGTTACCCATGACATGCAAGTAGCCAGTAAAATGGATAACACTCTAAAGCTTGATCATGGGAAGCTTGAAAGTTTGTAA